Proteins co-encoded in one Blastocatellia bacterium genomic window:
- a CDS encoding CDP-alcohol phosphatidyltransferase family protein, whose product MSHQKRPPAMIEQAVILTESFRGPSAAEAPLLRVATMPILLRSILTAQKIGASKFLVVADQHRVAQFRHVVEQHRRWPQGVQWLTLAEDDRSLNAILQKIVGLVDNQFLLLPGTATFDARLLDVIKSPDGDSALALRVADQPTGIYRFSRRAAMVVAQQAPPLYSLNDLESWLEQRRLLKRTDADATFWQPINSPSDVPQAEAKLDRWLFKETDGIYARLNRKVSIPISRLLIRTRITPNMVSVFALLVSMASGLFFAMGGYVNNLIGAALSHLTCILDGTDGEVARLTFQESEFGCWLETVCDYLYYVFLFSGMVIGMMRHSESLFYPITGGFLLFGVVLSSLTIGYQRRRVAKDRPEKFGKQWEEKMEAHQATNPILRMARHLYFLLRRAFVPYAVMAFALINFLEFILVTSAIAANIAWMVSLYSNHFFQRERAA is encoded by the coding sequence ATGTCTCATCAGAAGCGACCACCGGCGATGATTGAGCAAGCGGTCATTCTGACGGAGAGTTTTCGTGGCCCAAGCGCCGCCGAGGCGCCGTTGCTGCGGGTCGCCACGATGCCCATCCTATTGCGTTCGATACTGACGGCTCAGAAGATCGGCGCAAGCAAATTCTTAGTGGTAGCCGACCAGCACCGCGTCGCCCAGTTTCGTCACGTGGTGGAGCAACATCGCCGATGGCCACAGGGCGTGCAATGGCTGACGCTCGCCGAGGATGACCGTTCACTGAACGCCATTTTGCAGAAGATTGTCGGGTTGGTGGATAATCAATTTCTGTTGCTGCCGGGCACAGCCACATTTGACGCGCGCTTGCTGGATGTCATCAAGTCGCCCGACGGGGATAGCGCGCTGGCGTTGCGTGTGGCCGATCAGCCGACCGGCATTTACCGGTTTTCTCGTCGCGCTGCGATGGTCGTTGCCCAACAGGCGCCGCCACTCTACTCGTTGAATGATTTGGAGTCCTGGCTCGAGCAGCGGCGCTTACTGAAGCGCACCGACGCTGACGCTACATTCTGGCAGCCGATCAACAGTCCATCCGACGTGCCGCAAGCTGAGGCGAAGCTCGATCGGTGGTTGTTCAAAGAGACGGACGGGATTTATGCGCGACTCAATCGAAAAGTCTCGATACCGATCAGTCGGCTCTTGATCCGCACACGCATCACGCCCAACATGGTTTCTGTGTTTGCGCTGCTGGTCAGCATGGCTTCAGGGTTGTTTTTCGCCATGGGCGGCTACGTCAATAATCTGATTGGCGCGGCGCTCTCACACCTGACGTGCATTCTGGATGGAACGGATGGCGAAGTCGCGCGATTGACATTTCAGGAATCTGAGTTTGGCTGCTGGCTGGAGACAGTCTGTGATTACCTCTACTACGTGTTTCTGTTCAGCGGTATGGTCATCGGCATGATGCGACATTCTGAGAGTTTGTTCTACCCAATCACGGGTGGATTCTTGTTGTTTGGCGTTGTGCTCAGTAGTCTGACCATTGGCTATCAACGGCGTCGCGTGGCCAAAGATCGGCCGGAGAAGTTCGGCAAGCAATGGGAAGAGAAGATGGAAGCGCACCAAGCGACGAATCCGATCTTGCGAATGGCGCGACATCTCTATTTCCTGTTGCGTCGCGCCTTCGTGCCGTATGCTGTAATGGCATTTGCGTTGATCAATTTCTTGGAATTCATTTTGGTGACCAGCGCCATTGCCGCCAACATTGCCTGGATGGTTTCGCTCTACTCAAATCATTTCTTCCAGCGCGAGCGCGCCGCCTAA
- a CDS encoding amidohydrolase yields MKRRASIRLIIGFMTVSLILPAFGASAQRPSADVVLHNAKIITMNRAQPQAQAIAIVGDRIVAIGSNRQIKRWIGPATRIIDVQGKLVIPGLIESHGHMLGIGQAKLALDLVGTTSEAQIAEMVAARAAQTPPGEWVLGRGWDQNDWPQKQFPTFHSLSRAAPDHPVYLTRIDGHAGWANERAMQLAGLNRNTPDPPGGRIIRDEQGNPTGVLIDRAQGLVTSKIPPPSRERQKQALLLAMQECVAAGLTSFHDAGTSREVIDLYKELLSENRLAIRVYVMLAGADRSLLADYFKRGPEIGLGDRRLTIRAIKLIADGALGSRGAALLEDYADEPGNQGLLILSEDQVFEVATQALSHGFQVCTHAIGDRANRVVLNAYERAFNAHADIKDPRFRIEHAQILDAADIPRFARLRVIASMQAIHCTSDMPWVPDRIGLGRAQEGAYVWQKLLKSGARIANGSDAPVESLNPLWGFYAAVTRQDHHGKPAGGWMPDQRMTREEALRSFTLDAAYAAFDEEFTGSLQVGKLADLVVLSQDIMTVAPRQILQTVVVMTMVAGKIVYQRP; encoded by the coding sequence ATGAAGAGACGAGCCAGCATTCGATTGATCATTGGTTTCATGACGGTGAGTTTGATACTGCCGGCGTTTGGTGCGAGCGCTCAACGGCCCTCGGCAGATGTGGTCCTGCACAACGCGAAGATCATTACCATGAATCGGGCACAACCGCAGGCGCAAGCCATTGCCATCGTGGGCGACCGAATCGTCGCAATAGGCAGTAACCGGCAGATTAAAAGATGGATCGGTCCGGCCACTCGCATCATAGATGTACAAGGCAAGCTCGTCATTCCTGGATTGATTGAGTCGCACGGTCACATGCTCGGCATCGGACAAGCCAAGCTGGCACTCGATTTGGTCGGCACAACCAGCGAAGCGCAGATCGCAGAGATGGTCGCCGCGCGAGCAGCGCAGACACCACCGGGTGAATGGGTGCTGGGACGTGGCTGGGATCAGAATGATTGGCCGCAGAAGCAATTTCCTACGTTTCATTCCCTTTCCCGTGCCGCTCCCGATCATCCGGTCTATTTGACCCGCATTGATGGTCACGCCGGCTGGGCTAATGAACGCGCCATGCAGTTGGCCGGACTGAATCGCAATACGCCTGATCCGCCCGGCGGACGTATCATCCGTGATGAGCAAGGCAATCCCACCGGTGTGTTGATTGATCGCGCGCAAGGGCTGGTCACAAGCAAAATCCCACCACCGAGCCGCGAGCGACAAAAACAGGCGCTATTACTCGCCATGCAGGAGTGCGTGGCGGCGGGGCTGACCAGCTTTCATGATGCCGGCACGAGCCGCGAGGTGATTGATCTTTATAAAGAGTTGCTGAGCGAAAACCGGCTTGCTATTCGAGTCTACGTCATGCTGGCCGGCGCCGACCGGTCATTACTGGCCGATTACTTCAAGCGCGGCCCGGAAATTGGTCTGGGCGATCGTCGGCTGACGATCCGCGCGATCAAGCTCATCGCTGATGGCGCGCTTGGCTCGCGTGGAGCCGCCTTGCTGGAAGACTATGCGGATGAACCGGGCAATCAAGGATTATTGATTCTCTCTGAAGATCAGGTGTTCGAGGTGGCCACGCAAGCGTTGTCTCATGGATTTCAAGTCTGCACACATGCCATTGGTGACCGCGCCAATCGGGTCGTGTTGAATGCCTACGAACGCGCGTTCAACGCTCATGCCGACATCAAGGACCCGCGATTTCGTATCGAACATGCGCAGATACTGGACGCGGCTGACATTCCGCGGTTTGCCCGATTACGGGTCATTGCCTCTATGCAAGCGATCCATTGCACCTCGGATATGCCGTGGGTGCCGGATCGAATCGGTCTCGGACGCGCGCAGGAAGGCGCTTACGTCTGGCAAAAACTACTCAAATCAGGCGCCCGTATTGCCAATGGCTCTGACGCACCGGTCGAATCCTTGAATCCGCTCTGGGGATTCTACGCCGCCGTGACGCGGCAGGATCATCACGGCAAACCCGCTGGCGGCTGGATGCCCGATCAACGCATGACACGAGAAGAAGCACTACGCTCATTCACGCTGGACGCAGCCTACGCTGCATTTGACGAGGAGTTCACTGGTTCATTGCAAGTCGGCAAGCTGGCCGATCTCGTGGTTCTTTCTCAGGACATCATGACGGTAGCGCCCCGCCAGATACTGCAAACGGTTGTCGTGATGACGATGGTGGCAGGCAAGATCGTCTACCAACGACCATGA
- a CDS encoding endonuclease/exonuclease/phosphatase family protein yields MKVILALVIGFGWIMAPTDPLVEVGTFATGSPPPLSEQIRIVSYNLHGPFAKRIDDIKQVLTTHPALTHAAVFALQEVNRQRKETAYRDMARELAEMLDVHYAFAVENSYPDKDGGGVRGLALLSRYPMSDVERTLLPVPGPGGRRRILLGATVHLGTERLRVYTTHLETRISVEQRAQQIKAIIDQLERYRGMPTLVLGDFNTITEGARKKMFELMQAAGFSCPMPGNKATFQRLQILRLKLDWIWVRHVNATKAAVETEVTASDHRPIWVDVKLTDKPTADTATR; encoded by the coding sequence ATGAAGGTCATACTCGCTTTGGTGATCGGCTTTGGTTGGATTATGGCGCCGACCGATCCGCTGGTAGAGGTCGGGACGTTTGCCACCGGTTCACCGCCGCCGCTCAGTGAGCAAATTCGTATCGTGAGCTACAATCTTCACGGCCCATTTGCCAAACGTATTGACGACATCAAGCAAGTCTTGACCACCCATCCTGCGCTCACACATGCGGCTGTCTTTGCTTTGCAGGAGGTGAATCGTCAGCGTAAAGAGACAGCCTACCGCGACATGGCGCGTGAGCTGGCCGAGATGCTAGACGTTCATTATGCGTTTGCTGTAGAAAACTCCTATCCAGACAAGGACGGCGGCGGCGTGCGCGGCCTGGCCTTGTTGAGCCGTTACCCGATGAGCGATGTAGAGCGCACACTGCTGCCGGTTCCAGGCCCAGGCGGGCGGCGGCGCATTCTGCTGGGCGCGACGGTGCATCTGGGAACAGAGCGACTGCGGGTCTATACGACCCATCTGGAGACGCGCATTTCTGTCGAGCAGCGCGCCCAACAAATCAAAGCGATCATTGACCAACTTGAACGGTATCGTGGCATGCCGACCCTCGTGCTCGGCGATTTCAACACGATTACAGAAGGGGCGCGAAAAAAGATGTTCGAGCTGATGCAGGCTGCCGGATTCTCTTGCCCGATGCCTGGCAATAAGGCGACGTTTCAACGATTGCAGATATTACGCCTCAAACTTGATTGGATCTGGGTCCGCCACGTGAATGCCACCAAAGCCGCTGTCGAAACAGAAGTGACTGCATCTGATCATCGCCCCATCTGGGTGGATGTCAAACTCACTGATAAGCCAACAGCCGATACGGCGACGCGATGA
- a CDS encoding alkaline phosphatase family protein, producing MRSRAINRCVRLHAFAGVWVVALLLLVALWPATGASASRQRPNRLIVIKVDGLPPDLLAAAAFPERDDLLKRLPYAEEFRRAVHLFYQQTGRESIMPNARRYFFEQGVVCENMFASTLTLSAASWSVIDTGQPSVIKKHGTFSRDTGYLRSHLDGFRDTWDALRYRGEKTSAVWMLDQIGVSLMLDAFDFQRTWTSPQIYQRLGNSEQLFLMGKKWLTNDQRGVKDIVRSHLSRLATGIDYTEFNQEVAAEMTAIKVLERDLTGQERYDYLSPYFTLMDHQQHVDPHPDNLIHWLVKLDGLIGRIFEAVERSQRRDETVVAMISDHGSDIKPGQVAFSLPITRLFRTPLFGSHTVTTLLVEDAYRALTTPVPGVDFPRVYESDTSPYGRKRNARGGEDGYVTAFIDNFGNGRADVNLRNNDLNRLHLILLELQKQPVPPQRFAALRRLFQQTLEETRRWLEPDLALFEDYHAGAKDFARQLGGKADNYSKDIAWRLTTEAERDAGQIQTLRRLLSIRFEPGQPGLLFDEVFSKPFRISDFIPKKYFGVRNTIYQLSHYTIGLDENLQWIETTVDPQGRPVPMNYFQILSDYKAANAPAAGLYNPFDLIAVKAPVPEIESALRAHGLLDAERALREVVWLKSTARRHPHKGGEALILQAQDGTIAYVPINHLQQQADGRITFSLADDVDPLGFLKGAGFAPGAAASPLAWMRQFHPLEPWLNATYRTEYGIAIYSLLDILNDPAPTFIDSPEFQQYLIYFSSDQLKQRYLRGLKRKYANHLADFIVWSNDLWNFNSKARTSGGSHAGLKPIVTRVTFVAWGGERTAIARGRTNRDVLTTLDVAPTLFRAIGMLDDKNRVIRDPASIPERTFHPFPGRTIDLWRTDTADQQVTRALQKADGR from the coding sequence ATGAGATCACGAGCCATCAACCGCTGTGTGCGATTGCACGCCTTTGCAGGTGTTTGGGTCGTTGCGCTTCTGCTGCTGGTGGCCCTCTGGCCGGCGACCGGCGCATCTGCTTCCAGACAACGGCCCAACCGTCTGATCGTGATCAAAGTGGATGGACTGCCGCCTGATTTGTTGGCGGCAGCCGCGTTTCCTGAACGCGACGACCTGCTCAAGCGGTTGCCCTATGCTGAGGAATTTCGTCGCGCCGTTCACCTCTTTTATCAACAAACTGGGCGTGAGAGCATCATGCCCAATGCACGGCGCTACTTCTTCGAGCAAGGCGTTGTCTGTGAAAACATGTTTGCTTCAACGCTGACCTTGTCAGCAGCTTCTTGGTCAGTGATTGATACGGGGCAACCAAGCGTCATCAAAAAGCACGGCACATTTAGCCGGGACACCGGTTACCTGCGCTCGCACCTGGATGGATTTCGTGACACCTGGGACGCATTGCGCTATCGCGGCGAAAAGACATCCGCCGTCTGGATGTTAGACCAAATCGGTGTGAGCCTGATGTTGGATGCCTTCGATTTTCAACGGACGTGGACAAGTCCGCAAATCTACCAACGCTTGGGTAACAGCGAGCAGCTTTTTCTCATGGGAAAGAAGTGGCTGACGAATGATCAGCGCGGCGTGAAAGACATCGTTCGCTCGCACTTGTCGCGTTTGGCCACCGGCATAGACTACACCGAGTTCAATCAAGAAGTGGCCGCCGAGATGACGGCCATCAAAGTGTTAGAACGAGACCTGACGGGTCAGGAGCGGTATGATTACCTGAGCCCTTACTTCACATTGATGGATCATCAGCAGCACGTGGACCCACACCCGGACAACCTGATCCACTGGTTGGTCAAGCTGGATGGACTCATCGGGCGGATTTTTGAAGCGGTCGAACGCAGTCAACGACGCGATGAGACCGTCGTGGCTATGATCTCCGATCATGGCTCTGACATCAAGCCGGGGCAGGTCGCCTTCTCGTTGCCGATCACGCGGCTGTTTCGCACGCCGCTATTTGGCAGTCATACGGTCACCACGTTGCTCGTCGAAGATGCCTACCGCGCGCTCACGACGCCGGTGCCGGGTGTTGATTTTCCGCGCGTCTATGAAAGCGACACCTCACCCTATGGTCGAAAACGAAATGCGCGTGGCGGCGAAGACGGGTATGTCACGGCGTTCATTGACAACTTCGGCAACGGGCGCGCCGATGTCAATTTGCGCAATAACGATCTGAACCGATTGCACCTGATCTTGCTGGAGCTACAAAAGCAGCCGGTGCCGCCGCAGCGTTTCGCTGCGTTGCGTCGCCTGTTTCAACAGACGTTGGAAGAAACGCGCCGGTGGTTAGAGCCGGACCTGGCGTTGTTTGAAGATTACCACGCGGGCGCCAAGGATTTCGCTCGACAGCTCGGCGGCAAGGCCGACAACTATTCCAAGGATATTGCCTGGCGGTTAACGACCGAAGCTGAACGTGACGCTGGCCAGATTCAAACACTGCGCCGGTTGTTGAGCATCCGATTCGAGCCAGGCCAGCCCGGCCTGTTGTTTGACGAAGTGTTTTCTAAGCCATTCCGCATTTCGGACTTCATTCCCAAGAAATACTTTGGCGTTCGCAACACCATCTATCAACTGTCGCATTACACTATCGGCTTGGATGAGAACCTACAGTGGATCGAAACAACGGTGGACCCGCAAGGCCGACCCGTGCCGATGAACTATTTTCAAATCCTGAGCGATTACAAAGCGGCCAATGCGCCTGCTGCCGGATTGTATAATCCGTTCGATCTAATCGCCGTCAAAGCGCCCGTGCCTGAGATCGAATCGGCGCTGCGCGCGCATGGCCTGCTTGATGCCGAGCGGGCCTTGCGGGAAGTTGTCTGGCTCAAATCAACGGCGCGACGCCACCCTCATAAGGGCGGCGAGGCGTTAATCCTGCAAGCGCAGGATGGGACGATTGCCTATGTTCCTATCAATCACCTGCAACAGCAGGCTGACGGCCGCATCACGTTTTCGTTAGCCGATGACGTTGATCCGCTCGGTTTCTTAAAAGGGGCTGGGTTTGCGCCGGGCGCGGCAGCATCACCGCTCGCGTGGATGCGCCAGTTTCATCCGTTGGAGCCGTGGTTGAACGCCACGTATCGCACGGAATATGGCATCGCGATCTATTCGCTGCTGGACATCCTTAATGATCCGGCGCCGACGTTCATTGACTCGCCAGAGTTTCAACAATACCTGATTTATTTCAGCTCCGATCAACTCAAGCAACGTTACCTGCGCGGCCTGAAGCGCAAATATGCCAATCATCTTGCTGACTTCATTGTCTGGTCGAATGACCTGTGGAACTTCAATTCCAAGGCGCGCACGTCAGGAGGCAGTCACGCTGGGCTCAAGCCAATCGTCACGCGAGTGACGTTCGTCGCCTGGGGCGGAGAGCGCACCGCCATCGCGCGAGGTCGCACCAATCGGGATGTGCTGACAACGCTCGATGTCGCGCCGACACTGTTTCGCGCCATCGGGATGCTGGACGACAAGAATCGCGTGATTCGCGATCCGGCTTCCATCCCTGAGCGGACGTTCCATCCGTTTCCTGGACGCACGATTGATCTATGGCGGACTGACACAGCAGACCAACAAGTGACGCGCGCCTTGCAGAAGGCCGATGGACGATGA
- a CDS encoding flippase-like domain-containing protein, with protein MAMHRILRVLMAALGIGLFVLLVRSVGLTQVVSNIARIGWGFVAIVAVGGMSHTVKTWAWRFTLPPEHRRVSFLWTLRVRLAGEAVSQLSFAGQVFGETTRALMLRSQMPMVSGISSVVLDRGMYIFTGVLLIIVGALVSLMALPLSETVQRVDTIAALALLSLIVAMNRAIHHRWPALSAIVGVVGRIPHLKSWAERRKAGVQAVEAHIYSFYHQRRRDFWCSLLLNLVGHAHSILEVYLILWLLGAQPTWLAAFFIEVLTKLVNAAGALIPGNYGAYEGGNMLILSALGLGAETGLTLGLTRRLRGLCWAAVGLTVLFFHGLGRRSVAATSDVSLNPPGPHLVME; from the coding sequence ATGGCGATGCATCGTATTCTCAGAGTTTTGATGGCGGCGCTGGGCATTGGATTATTCGTGCTTTTAGTGCGCAGCGTTGGCCTGACGCAAGTGGTGAGCAACATTGCGCGGATTGGTTGGGGATTCGTGGCGATTGTTGCTGTCGGCGGCATGTCGCATACGGTGAAGACATGGGCATGGCGGTTCACATTGCCGCCGGAGCATCGCCGGGTCTCGTTTCTCTGGACGCTGCGCGTCCGGCTGGCCGGTGAGGCCGTGAGTCAACTTTCGTTCGCCGGTCAGGTCTTTGGTGAGACGACGCGCGCGCTCATGTTACGGTCACAGATGCCGATGGTCAGCGGGATTTCGTCGGTCGTGCTCGATCGTGGCATGTATATCTTCACCGGTGTGCTGCTGATTATCGTTGGAGCACTGGTCTCGTTAATGGCGCTGCCGTTGTCCGAAACGGTGCAGCGCGTGGACACCATCGCGGCGCTTGCGCTACTGAGTCTGATTGTCGCCATGAATCGGGCTATTCATCATCGTTGGCCGGCGCTCTCGGCAATAGTAGGAGTAGTCGGGCGAATTCCCCATCTGAAATCCTGGGCAGAGCGTCGGAAAGCCGGCGTACAGGCAGTCGAAGCTCATATCTATTCGTTTTATCATCAACGGCGGCGCGATTTTTGGTGCAGTCTGCTGCTGAACCTTGTCGGTCATGCGCATAGCATTTTGGAAGTTTATTTGATTTTGTGGTTGCTGGGCGCTCAACCGACATGGCTTGCTGCGTTTTTCATCGAAGTGCTGACCAAGTTGGTGAATGCTGCGGGCGCTCTCATTCCGGGTAACTATGGCGCTTACGAAGGCGGCAATATGCTGATCCTGAGTGCGCTTGGTTTGGGCGCTGAGACCGGTTTGACGCTGGGCTTGACGCGCCGTTTGCGCGGCTTGTGCTGGGCTGCTGTTGGACTGACGGTCTTGTTTTTTCACGGGTTGGGACGACGCTCCGTGGCTGCGACGTCGGACGTCAGCCTGAATCCACCTGGCCCACATCTGGTCATGGAGTGA
- a CDS encoding TMEM165/GDT1 family protein, with translation MDWKTLVSTFALIFLAEMGDKTQLAAITMVAKTNAPWAVFIGAALALCLVSLIGVFAGTILVRYVPEEQLEKVAALAFIAIGLLMLWGKL, from the coding sequence ATGGATTGGAAAACATTGGTCTCGACATTTGCTCTGATTTTTCTTGCAGAGATGGGCGACAAAACACAGTTAGCGGCCATTACGATGGTCGCGAAAACTAACGCGCCTTGGGCGGTGTTTATCGGCGCAGCATTGGCGTTATGCCTCGTCTCATTGATCGGCGTCTTTGCCGGGACGATTCTTGTTCGTTACGTGCCGGAAGAGCAACTAGAGAAAGTTGCTGCCTTAGCGTTCATTGCCATTGGCCTGTTGATGCTATGGGGAAAGCTGTGA
- a CDS encoding phosphocholine cytidylyltransferase family protein — translation MNITKALILAAGNGTRLQRESSHLPKPLVSVGGMPLLRRVVLNAHQAGITHFVVVVGHLGQMVQDHFAQHAIAGVTFEWVVNDEYEKANGVSALKARHTLSEPFLLTMADHIFDAQTAYQLLQYPVGAGDVVLGVDRKLHCIFDIDDATKVRLSGEWIVDIGKSLTEYDAIDTGLFLCHPALFEALQASLRDGDCSLSDGIRYLAAQRRARAFDIQDAQWFDIDTPEAIQHAEAHLNGLAVRPIQSRHSADSACGAPSAATRAAQ, via the coding sequence ATGAACATAACCAAAGCGTTGATATTGGCAGCCGGCAATGGAACCCGTCTGCAACGCGAGTCATCACACCTGCCTAAGCCGTTGGTCTCAGTCGGTGGGATGCCGTTGCTGCGGCGCGTGGTGCTCAATGCTCATCAGGCTGGGATCACTCATTTTGTCGTGGTCGTCGGGCACTTGGGGCAGATGGTGCAGGACCATTTCGCTCAGCACGCGATTGCTGGGGTCACCTTTGAATGGGTCGTCAATGATGAGTACGAAAAGGCCAATGGCGTCTCAGCGCTCAAGGCCCGCCACACATTGAGCGAGCCGTTTTTGCTGACAATGGCCGATCACATTTTTGACGCACAGACAGCGTATCAGTTATTGCAGTACCCCGTCGGCGCCGGCGACGTTGTGCTAGGCGTTGATAGGAAATTGCATTGCATTTTTGACATAGATGATGCGACCAAGGTTCGCTTGTCCGGCGAGTGGATTGTTGACATTGGCAAATCGCTGACCGAGTATGATGCGATTGACACAGGCTTGTTTCTTTGTCATCCGGCGCTGTTTGAGGCGCTACAGGCCAGTTTGAGGGATGGCGATTGCTCGTTGTCCGACGGGATTCGCTACCTCGCGGCGCAACGTCGCGCTCGTGCATTCGACATTCAGGACGCTCAGTGGTTTGACATTGATACGCCAGAGGCGATTCAACATGCCGAAGCTCATCTGAATGGCTTGGCTGTTCGCCCGATTCAATCGCGCCATTCGGCGGATAGCGCCTGTGGCGCGCCCTCGGCAGCAACCCGTGCCGCTCAATAA
- a CDS encoding SBBP repeat-containing protein gives MKLVGANPAPAITGHDALGGTSNYLIGNDPTRWITGVPHYGRVQYKQVYQGIDLVYYGNQRELEYDFIVQPGADPGVIALSFEGCDQAEIDERGDLLLHTAVGLVRQRRPVIYQEVAGTRIEVEGRYKLLNAPTAAGCREPVIGFELGSYDATQPLVIDPTLVYASYLGSTEYDEGNDVAVDSNGNAYIVGATASATFPRANPLQPNYGGGSTDLYVIKLNPAGNRLVYSTFIGGVSGDDGNGVTVDAEGNVYVTGATASPDFPVVGPAQRALNGGIDAFVLKLNPDGNRLLFSTYLGGSRDDNGLNIAIDSARNVYVTGNTLSVDFPTVNPIQRLFQGGQRLPFGGDAFVTKLSATGSSLVYSTYLGGSSEETGLDIAVNAAGEAYVVGDTYSSDFPTANPLQASNAGEQDAFVAKLTAAGSAFVFSTYLGGNRFDRGLAIALDDQGSAYVAGFTNSPNWVTTPRPFQETLRGPQDAYVVKLNASGTTRLYSTYLGGSQSDQALGIAVDRNRFAYVTGSTISNDFPRARDLQRTLEGDRDAFISKLAEDGRELLYSTYFGGGGFDQGFAIAVDRAGSVYITGVTNSLTFPQTNPVQNNFGGGTSDAFIAKVSDP, from the coding sequence ATGAAACTGGTTGGTGCCAACCCAGCGCCGGCTATTACCGGCCATGATGCGCTGGGTGGGACGAGCAATTATCTGATCGGCAACGATCCAACACGTTGGATTACCGGTGTGCCTCACTACGGCCGCGTCCAATACAAGCAGGTCTATCAAGGGATTGATCTAGTCTACTACGGCAACCAACGAGAATTAGAATATGATTTCATCGTCCAGCCAGGCGCTGACCCCGGTGTGATTGCGCTCTCGTTTGAAGGATGTGATCAAGCCGAAATTGATGAGCGCGGCGACCTGCTGCTGCACACCGCCGTTGGACTCGTCCGACAGCGGCGCCCCGTGATCTACCAGGAAGTTGCTGGAACTCGGATTGAGGTCGAAGGGCGCTACAAGCTCTTGAATGCGCCAACAGCGGCTGGCTGCCGTGAGCCAGTCATCGGGTTTGAGCTTGGTTCCTATGATGCCACCCAGCCGCTGGTCATTGACCCGACGCTCGTCTATGCCAGCTACCTGGGTAGCACGGAATATGACGAAGGGAACGATGTGGCGGTTGATAGTAACGGCAACGCTTACATCGTGGGCGCAACGGCGTCTGCAACGTTTCCTCGCGCTAATCCGTTGCAACCCAACTATGGCGGCGGCTCGACCGATCTGTACGTCATCAAGTTGAATCCGGCTGGCAATCGCTTGGTCTATTCGACGTTCATCGGGGGCGTCTCCGGCGATGATGGCAATGGCGTGACGGTTGATGCTGAGGGCAACGTGTATGTGACCGGCGCAACGGCCTCGCCTGATTTCCCTGTGGTCGGCCCGGCGCAACGGGCGCTGAACGGCGGGATAGACGCATTCGTGTTGAAGCTCAATCCTGATGGCAATCGCCTTCTCTTTTCGACGTACCTCGGCGGCAGCCGTGATGATAATGGCTTGAACATCGCCATTGATTCGGCTCGAAACGTTTACGTGACCGGCAACACGCTCTCGGTGGATTTTCCAACGGTCAATCCGATTCAGCGTCTCTTTCAAGGAGGCCAGCGGTTGCCTTTTGGCGGTGACGCGTTCGTCACCAAGCTCAGCGCGACAGGCTCCAGCCTCGTCTATTCCACCTATCTTGGCGGCAGCAGTGAGGAGACTGGTTTGGATATCGCCGTCAACGCAGCCGGAGAAGCCTATGTCGTAGGTGATACCTATTCATCCGATTTCCCGACGGCAAATCCGCTGCAAGCTAGCAACGCTGGTGAACAAGACGCCTTTGTCGCCAAACTGACGGCGGCCGGTTCGGCGTTTGTTTTCTCAACGTATCTGGGCGGTAACCGATTTGATCGCGGCTTAGCTATAGCCTTAGATGATCAGGGGTCCGCTTATGTGGCTGGTTTCACCAATTCGCCGAACTGGGTCACGACACCCCGTCCATTCCAAGAGACGCTGCGTGGACCTCAAGACGCATACGTGGTCAAGTTGAATGCGAGCGGCACAACGCGACTTTATTCCACCTACCTTGGCGGCAGTCAATCCGACCAAGCGCTGGGCATAGCGGTTGATCGCAACCGTTTTGCCTATGTCACCGGTAGCACGATCTCCAACGATTTTCCACGCGCCCGCGACTTGCAACGAACATTGGAAGGCGACCGTGATGCGTTCATCAGCAAATTGGCTGAAGATGGACGCGAGCTGCTCTATTCAACCTATTTCGGTGGCGGCGGCTTTGATCAAGGATTCGCCATCGCCGTAGACAGAGCGGGTAGCGTGTACATCACAGGCGTGACCAACTCGCTCACGTTTCCCCAAACCAACCCTGTGCAAAACAATTTCGGCGGCGGCACAAGCGACGCATTCATTGCCAAAGTCTCTGATCCGTAA